In Pseudophryne corroboree isolate aPseCor3 chromosome 2, aPseCor3.hap2, whole genome shotgun sequence, the sequence AATTATCCTGGCGggcattcatctctgctgccagggtgtttaccctctgaatatttgagggatcctgcccttgctgaatgtctgccaccaattgcatttgtgcagctgaaaagaaaattagaaattagaatacacattcatacatatgtTTGAAGCTTCACAATTTGTtatataattactcacacagggatataGAAActgcgggctgctgcacttccacctcgtcgtccgactcatcctgtaagagatccggcctgaagtagggaccaatccctGATGCCAAtctgctgctggtccgtggcacctctgttagcaaaagaaaaaacacaaaaataaagttaataaactatacaaaaatggtgacaccccccccaccaaaaaaaatatattaacctTCTCCATTCTGTGGTGccactgctccaggagcttcactggtcctcaattctggagacttttcttgGGTATGGCTGgatgcgtctgcacggctgtcatcaAACCCTAGAAAAATCTCGTCGGTTAACCCTGTCGACTCAAACAGttcaggtgatgggtccacaagggtactgTCTTCTTGAGGCTCTTGTGTCACAGTCTCTGAGCTCCTGGAGAGATCACGAGCTGGTGATGCCCTGCGTGCAggtgatgtagtttggcgcccaggtgGTGGTGTgggcgctgacgatgtctggcgcgcaggtgatggtctgcgcgctgacaatgtctggcgcgcaggtgacgttctgcgtgCTGATGCCtgccgcgcaggtgatggtctgtgcgctggcgatgtccagcgtgcaggtgatggtctgcgcgctggtgatgtcctgcgcgcaggtgatgtcctctgggcaggcgtgtctagggGAAAGAACAaaaacattagcaaataaaaacaaaaaagtttagtatagctcatctgaatgtattcttaccatcacgcctccttttggactgcttgtctcccaccgtcttccgtcttctgggcggttcttccttctCGGGAAAGTCAGCAGGACgggtggagtccacacctccgcaaactccttggaccatgacagggttcatgcgcctttttataacttcctcccagggcagCCACTTGAAATTGAGAGGCGGACCACCTccggtagctgtctcatgtcggcgctgaatccccatctttttcttggtctatctacggcaatcactgtaccgcttcatgcagtttctggtgctccggcaatttccagatattgcagtgacttgtctcgcgatggcatcccagatgtttatcTTCGTCtttgctgctgttgtctgtgcccttggtccatacagaacgttgtAGGACCTGTTGCCGCCATCCACTaggacacagttttccgcctcggtgtatctgggtccacgcggattCTTGTAATGAAGTAACCAATTTACCATTATTGAGCACAATTCACACATCCAAGAAATTTACAGTAACCAGATGCATAGAAAAAGTTAATTTTGCAGAACAGGTAGATGCATTATGTGTCTCAATAAGTTGTTTAAACAATTCTTGACTCCCAGTCCATACAATAAACAAGTCGTCTATGTATCTACTACACAGCAATAATAGACATGAATGTCAATGTTAGTTGTACAGTATTTATTGGAGTGTAAGTGATCTGCTTTCAGAGGTGTCCTGCAGACCACCCTTTTGGAGTGTACACTTCTAAATGGTACACTAAAGCCCCCGCGGTGTGCAGCTGTTCCCGCCCTCTGTGAGCCAACATTGTCCGTCCTCCTGCGTGCGTTCCCCGGCTCAGCCCTATAGACCGGTCTCCGCTTCCCGCCAGCAGCTGCTGCATTACCCGCCAAAGTTGAAAATCCCGGAGAGGACTCGCAGATCCCGCAGCTGACCCCCTCCCCGGCCGGAGAAGGGGAATCCACACAATCTCAATTACGAACATCCTGCTCACGTGACACAGCACGTGACGCGGCAACCAGGAAGCCACAGACGGGACCCGAGAAGAACAGCGGCTGCTGGATCCGAACGGGGACCGAGACGAGATGGACAAGGCAGGCAAAGACACCGGAGGACGTGGGCACGGAAGCTGGCGGTAGGCGCGTCTGCGTACCCCCGGTGGTAATTATGAAAAAACAGCCCCACACCCGCCACCTCCAGCGGTGCACACAATAagggactgacaggcgggacgccgcactagtcacactCCCTAGACATACTGACCCTATACAGCCTCAGAAGCAACATAGGTAattaccacacctatggtaaaggtgaacccaatagggcacacctgacatttacctgagtaGGAGACATTTAGACTGAGTATACCATTAGGAGGGTATACCATGTAAAGGGTGGTCTGCAGGACCACTTACACTCCAATAAATACTATACAACTAACATTGACATTCATGTCTATTATTGCTGTGTAGAGAGATACTCACTCACAACCAGTCCCCATATACCCACATCCCTTCCTCTCCTGCTGCATCCCTTCCCctctgcccacccccccccccccccaccctctaccTCCCCCACAGAGTGCACTGACCATACCTCAAACCAAATACCTGATCAGGAGataggacacctccaggtctagcagcacCTATCCCCACTGTTCCCTAGTGAGCGCAGTCTCCTCCCACTCCACGAAAAGTCTATGTATCTACGATAGACGAAAATGTGTTGAGTAATATCAGGATTAGTAAAAAATAATTTTGTATCGACATCATGCATAAAagcattcgcgtacgatggggccacgctggaccccatcgcacaaccggctAGCTGGATAAAGAATTGTTTATTAAAGTAGAAATAGTTCCTAGTTAACACTAAACGTAATAACTGTACAAAAATTTCtactgtagggcctgtatataaagGATTACTGCCAATAGGGCGCCGAACCAACAAAATCCCTTCTTCATGCTGTATGCACGTGTATAAACTTACTACGTCCACACAGCAAAGAAGACTGCCCTCAGGAATGGTGGGTAAATTGTCCAAGAGACGCAAAAAGGGTGAAGTGTCCTTTAAATGAGTGTGCGTATTCTGTATGCATGGCTGTAACAAAGAATCTAACCAAACAGAAATACAGTAGTCTGATATAACGAGCCTTGCGCCGATATTATCGGGCGGCCTGGTGGGTGGAGCATATCCTTGTGTACACAATCTGTCATCTATTCGATATAGAATGATAGATTGTGTTCCGGCGTCGGTGAGAGGAGGAGTTCGTGATAAACGTCTCTTGCAGTGTGATGGATTTTTCTGCTTGACACCATCTCTCCTATAGGTCTTAATGAGAGTTTAGGACTGCAATGCTTTCTAGGATTTATATTTTGTTTTCTAAATCACATTATGTCTGCATATCTGCATTTGCTTATATTATTGCTCTCTGTGTACCAGATTTTCTTTTGTACCTTGTCCGTGTTTTCTGTATGTTCTTATTTGTCTGATTGATTGCCAGTTGCAGGTGTGACTCCTGCttggtaacctttttaaacctgttTGTATCACTGCTGTGTTTATCTCCTGATGAAAGGGGTCCGTCCCCTGAAACGTAGAGACTAATAAAACTTCATTCAAAAGTCTTCTAGTGCCGCCTGCTCCCTGGAGAATTTGGTTTTTCATTTATGCTTGTGAggagggtgataaagctaaatatttatcctttaacacaagctatttactaataccgtgaagccgtaatggccgctaaacctcgtgcacgtgttacgcactttgtacgctatttgcgtacaaagaccttgcacgtggtacgcaagttacgtacacacgctacgctgggtgtacggaatacacacagcgagcgcacacacagtcaataacctttaaaaccttaaacacagagtatgcttatactgtaaaccttagcattgaggtactgtaatgatataacactgattaaccttagtatttaagccagctgtttgagcgatttgagatgctcagaaacccttagtaataaatggtgaaacacacaaacacttgttaaggttccaacaccttactagatgattttagtgtgtaaaagggaaaagaaaacagtttacagcttatacactacagacctaacattaataactaaacagaataactaaacagaaatatacacaatagcgaacgatcgcaaacacaaatacatagaataagaatgaatggcttacattaaacgggtaacaaagtggccacagagaacataccatacgggggaacactcgctagcgcaaccagatccagtcctccaattatccgactgataaatgttgatgagagagagtactggccggtcaggggacagtggcctttatatacacaacatacagtacactacaatgggccctacaatctcattgttcattggacacaggaatgtgtctctgcattataacaaaaggtcataggtggatttgaacaggtgggctgtgactatttcaaactgctcaggtgggaggtatccataggattcccgccgcatggataatgaactgcaaatacagtaaatgtccataaacttcttatagacataactatacgcaggagcgattaatctcttcctaaccaacaccggaatgtttctaataaaatactcttcagttaggtactagacaccaccgttcaacctttgcctgacccttcatatcatgcaaagaggaattcccaagtccccgaaccatttacactaaacatacttgcagatattattaaggggaatactatctacaaaacacgctatatgggttaactatgctataaacgagtcgccagctacaggctcacaaactccgccgtaaatacccacattatgcgcactatcgctggagcgatattacgcaacttgtggatgtgtgcacgtacggcggactgagtgcacgcgcagcgggcatgtgcatggggttagtatatggcaatgtgaagcatgatatttttcgactttgacagtccaccctttggcagtcaccaataactgccactttctatacaattcaaacagaaaaatatatgtcatcatggaatacctttttatgattgggtagagggaggagaggagaaggtgggaaagatataacctagtgagatagtgaaagcatgtgtgtatgaaatccatgtctgaggggtcatgtatcatcgtgccgtacgtgttctaaatcaagcttcgaggtattgcgaagtatacatttgaatccttcttatcccgtattaagggtctgtggatgggctgtcaaactctaccgagctctttccggcttttggttacaacaaatggggtgcacattagttgatgatacatgaagggggagaatatgtgaatgctaatatgtgaaaatcacctgtcaaCTATGCGGGGtactacctgggggttgtagagatgaagataagaaacaagcattataaatgcagtcatatgattatgtgagatttagtatgcagtcgccgattggggtcttgtcgatgtcttgtctgatgtcttgtccggatcgtcgtatctttactgtagctttgaggtttattggcaaacagaaagcttcttcaagtgtccataaaaaaaaagaattacagtctctaaaagctcgttaggtgtctgtgacacagttcatcagtggtcttgtataaacggtcatcaaattcttcttccaggcggatctcttggtacctcggagaaaagcaaaggagaaacgggtgaaagaaacggaccgtggaatcacattttatcacaacattgtctcgattgccgGGTAATAAAtaaaattagttgttgttacaatgccctcactcctcagactcatcaccttggtactacgcttgcaattcattaaactccgaacacatctgaataccagaccaatcaatatgataactcccaggatacacaagaggaatttccctacggcCATGATGACgccctgagcccattctcctaaacctgagaaccaatttcgtgggttcaaccatgatacccagccggttagttcattacccacagcagcgagtgtaagattgtgcctccttcgaaactcccactttaattgcaatatatcatccatttttcgatctataacctcggttgggtcctcagtgctgtttgtgatatatgtacaacatttcacgccatactgagttgctagggtgacacaataccctcctgtcactgctgtgaggtaattgagaaccattctatgctggaccagctctgttttgtaggcttgcagctctctcccagtatatctgaaggtgtcatcatacatctcggtgatattgtctatcaggtttgctagcgcattaatatacctataatttataactcctctggcggtacgggtgatatctaacacgagtaggaattgaatcccggtggattcgtggatcaaatcagaggctgcatgctctgtcctatctacaaggtgtctctttacaatgtgttcgtaatgagtgtgagtgtaaggagcttgggtactgcggtgaatgtctttcattttgttatgggtaatggtcattacttcaggcaatacttttccaacgtaacacaatccctctgagtttggggcaagccacttatacgccttcctcccacatatgaaatatgcatcatcggggagaacatatgggatggaaaatgacataaccatattacaaaccttccatgaaaacagtcctatccctaactctctcatttgtctagtacacgtatcaggctgtatgacatgtgcacagtatcctggtgatacttctccaactcgcatgatcctacttcctagagtgtacctataccggaaatattttccactgtcggctatttggcgtataagttctgagtctaggggcattctgtcggctctgtgtgagaatgtcatggtttggttgttccatgacacttcccaatttcccggctttcggagattggaaatgttaaaacatattagggacctatctatatggtattggtggagctttaaactaggaggactagaaatattaaatctcttgtccaccggtctcccaccctttaactcaagtacctcatctaccgttaaaggatatggcactagtcctgactttctatgaccttgaggtacttgtgagcatatccaacagtctgtctgatttaacactttacccaccaatgagtgatagtcactcaatggatgccggtccatgttgatattaaaacgggactgacattccttgatgcaaccgtcctcaactatgttgtcacaattcctacagatacaattctcttcagctaacaatccttcacaatgtctattaataacatggctaccagatcgttttctgatactcgcctttgctctgtgattgtgttgctcttggaattctacgcctccatcctgatcatcagatcccattccagatccctctttggcctctctggtactctcaccgaaacagactgctctggtcaacaacagggtcaacaggaaaatccggaacacagtctcttggggtaagtccatcttagaggaggaaaaggaGTAGAATGAGAAGAGGGAAGGAGAAAAGGAGGGAGATGggagctggagaaaataacaaaagggaaaaagaaatctggctcgacaaccgcctccgatcttattgttttcagtgctcaggtgccgtctcaaccttcctggaacagacactctaacgatacaatttcctctaccgtctgttctttgtcacgggacctctctgggtcagcgaccttcttacagtgagacgaatggacccaagtatctctctcggcaacctttaacgctgtcgtgctggtcaataatacttgatatggtccttcccatctgtcaataaggcaacctgagcgtagaaagtttcggatcattacataatccccaggttcaatgtcatgacaattactgtctggcagatcaggaatcactagctttaggttgtcattttgattctttaac encodes:
- the LOC135029871 gene encoding uncharacterized protein LOC135029871, whose product is MGIQRRHETATGGGPPLNFKWLPWEEVIKRRMNPVMVQGVCGGVDSTRPADFPEKEEPPRRRKTVGDKQSKRRRDDTPAQRTSPARRTSPARRPSPARWTSPAHRPSPARQASARRTSPARQTLSARRPSPARQTSSAPTPPPGRQTTSPARRASPARDLSRSSETVTQEPQEDSTLVDPSPELFESTGLTDEIFLGFDDSRADASSHTQEKSPELRTSEAPGAVAPQNGEEVPRTSSRLASGIGPYFRPDLLQDESDDEVEVQQPAVSISLSAQMQLVADIQQGQDPSNIQRVNTLAAEMNARQDNFTDVVDTRLEAIEKTMEKMETSMVDMQKALADSTAETRKTRQEDQRQTMDILHVLVTSINRLVDNTACQSHSIQNMSESQRHSAANHQIIATTLQMIYEKLPEPAHQHAEWLKNCRGQRSSCCAYQGHIKDSAKFMVKAMREIGLTRASSMAEAARRGLWIRQWNADAESKRYLPFAVPLGCQTEKIREGLLLHEARP